One window from the genome of Pseudomonas fluorescens encodes:
- a CDS encoding transporter → MNHSIDQSHRDPDLFGLLYGFRFRPGERGKEIDSAQALQSLQQPQDPDEFLWLHLNLAHAACERWMKSHLALPEEFFEALHEGSRSTRIEHVDSALLAVVNDVVFNLSNLVSSDVSTLWVCVHSRLIISARLQPLHSVDKLRSSVKAGESFRSPLELLVHLLRDQGEVLTQIVRKTSLSVDQIEDQLLSSRLSTNRSELGAQRRVLVRLQRLLALEPGSLLRLLNRPPQWLQKEDVKELRKSTEEFALIINDLTALGERIKLLQEEIAANLNEQSNRTLFTLTVVTVLALPINIIAGFFGMNVGGVPLASDPEGFWILVALVATFTVIAGRWAFRKRRDY, encoded by the coding sequence ATGAACCACAGCATCGACCAAAGCCATCGCGATCCTGACCTGTTCGGCCTGCTCTACGGCTTTCGTTTCCGCCCCGGCGAGCGTGGCAAGGAGATCGATTCGGCCCAGGCCCTGCAAAGCCTGCAACAACCGCAAGACCCGGATGAGTTTCTCTGGCTGCACCTGAACCTGGCTCACGCAGCGTGCGAACGCTGGATGAAAAGCCACCTGGCCCTGCCCGAGGAGTTTTTCGAAGCCCTGCACGAAGGCTCACGCTCGACCCGGATCGAACATGTCGACTCGGCATTGCTGGCCGTGGTCAACGATGTGGTGTTCAACCTCAGCAACCTGGTGTCCTCGGATGTCTCCACGTTGTGGGTTTGCGTGCACAGTCGGTTGATCATCAGTGCGCGCCTGCAACCTTTGCATTCGGTCGACAAGCTGCGCTCATCGGTCAAGGCCGGCGAGAGCTTTCGCTCACCGCTGGAACTGCTCGTGCATCTGCTGCGCGACCAAGGCGAAGTGCTGACTCAGATCGTGCGCAAGACCAGCCTCAGCGTCGACCAGATCGAAGATCAATTGCTCTCTTCACGACTGTCCACCAACCGCTCCGAGTTGGGCGCCCAGCGCCGCGTGCTGGTGCGCCTGCAACGCCTGCTGGCCCTGGAGCCAGGCTCGTTGCTGCGCTTGCTCAACCGCCCGCCGCAATGGTTGCAGAAGGAAGACGTCAAGGAGCTGCGCAAGTCCACCGAGGAGTTTGCCCTGATCATCAACGACCTCACCGCCCTGGGCGAGCGGATCAAGCTGCTGCAGGAAGAGATCGCTGCCAACCTCAACGAACAAAGCAACCGTACGCTGTTCACCCTGACAGTGGTCACGGTCCTGGCGCTGCCCATCAACATCATTGCCGGTTTCTTCGGCATGAACGTCGGCGGCGTACCGCTGGCGAGTGACCCCGAGGGCTTCTGGATCCTCGTGGCGCTGGTGGCAACCTTTACCGTGATTGCAGGCCGATGGGCGTTTCGCAAGCGACGCGACTATTGA
- a CDS encoding PepSY domain-containing protein has translation MKTLTALFTAAALTLTAGLAQADVRIDQVPQLVKEGKIKSLESMNAEALKLHPGATITDTDLDNHFNGYEYEVELKTADGKEFDVDFDATTGKVLSNKQDT, from the coding sequence ATGAAAACTTTGACTGCCCTGTTCACCGCTGCCGCCCTGACCCTCACCGCTGGCCTGGCCCAGGCTGACGTTCGAATCGACCAGGTTCCGCAACTGGTCAAGGAAGGCAAGATCAAATCCCTGGAATCGATGAACGCAGAAGCCCTGAAGTTGCACCCAGGTGCCACCATCACCGACACCGACCTGGATAACCACTTCAACGGTTATGAGTATGAAGTGGAACTGAAAACCGCCGATGGCAAAGAGTTTGACGTTGACTTCGACGCTACAACCGGCAAAGTCCTGAGCAACAAGCAAGACACTTGA
- a CDS encoding glycerophosphodiester phosphodiesterase: MPVTFTRSALVLSLLLGFGQTQASEAPSPKALATLQGIPHPAVIAHRGASFDAPESTAAAYKLARDLGADYLELDLQRSKDGVLFVLHDDSLLRTTDVATKFPERKDSTANEFTMAELKTLDAGSWFNTAYPDRARPSFAGLKILTLDEVIDIAQGNPQHKPGLYIETKEPKLFPGIERDLKDKLQDRGWLSPSGSKLAKSATGVGQGKGKVVLQTFEKSSLELLHKEMPKVPKILLLWVGEGNIEPKSKVPFAESGETDKAVYYAKQEPKDRAEFEKWVQYAKAQGAVGTGPSAALTHGGSQSYSDLVQPWMNQYTHTQGLLVHVYTVDEPVDFKKVMDAGVDGIFTNRASELLKYFKRPETGSVTQLLEKNGY, from the coding sequence ATGCCTGTCACCTTCACCCGCAGCGCCTTGGTGCTGAGCCTGTTGCTCGGCTTTGGCCAGACACAAGCCTCCGAAGCCCCGAGCCCCAAGGCCCTGGCAACCCTTCAAGGCATTCCGCATCCGGCGGTCATTGCCCACCGCGGTGCCTCGTTCGACGCGCCGGAATCCACCGCCGCTGCCTACAAGCTGGCTCGCGACCTGGGCGCCGACTATCTGGAACTGGACCTGCAACGCAGCAAGGACGGAGTGTTGTTCGTCCTGCATGACGACAGTCTGCTGCGCACCACGGATGTCGCCACCAAGTTTCCCGAACGCAAGGACAGCACCGCCAACGAGTTCACCATGGCGGAACTCAAAACCCTCGATGCCGGCAGCTGGTTCAACACCGCCTACCCGGACCGCGCCCGCCCTTCGTTCGCCGGCCTGAAGATCCTCACCCTCGATGAAGTGATCGACATTGCCCAGGGCAACCCACAGCACAAACCGGGGCTGTATATCGAAACCAAGGAGCCGAAGTTGTTTCCCGGCATCGAACGTGACCTCAAGGACAAATTGCAGGACCGTGGCTGGTTGAGCCCCTCCGGCTCCAAGCTCGCAAAAAGCGCCACCGGCGTCGGCCAAGGCAAGGGCAAGGTGGTCTTGCAGACCTTCGAGAAGAGCAGCCTGGAACTGTTGCACAAAGAGATGCCGAAGGTGCCGAAGATCCTCTTGCTGTGGGTCGGCGAGGGCAACATCGAACCCAAGTCCAAGGTGCCGTTTGCCGAATCCGGTGAAACGGACAAGGCGGTCTACTATGCCAAGCAGGAACCCAAGGACAGGGCGGAATTCGAGAAATGGGTCCAGTACGCCAAGGCCCAGGGTGCAGTGGGCACCGGTCCGTCCGCTGCCTTGACCCATGGCGGCAGCCAGAGTTACTCGGATCTGGTGCAGCCGTGGATGAACCAGTACACCCATACCCAGGGTTTGCTGGTGCATGTCTACACCGTGGATGAGCCGGTGGACTTCAAGAAAGTGATGGACGCTGGCGTCGATGGCATTTTCACCAACCGTGCCAGTGAGTTGCTCAAGTACTTCAAGCGTCCCGAAACAGGCAGTGTGACGCAACTGTTGGAGAAGAACGGCTACTGA
- a CDS encoding amidase family protein has product MSNKRTLWIAKLGFLSCLAITVQAQAKTTEHATQAYEYLSVTELNQRLTANQLTSVELVNYLNNRIQTLDKEGPHLKAVLELNPQALADAALRDSERASGNVRGPLHGIPVLIKDNIDTADQMQTSAGSLAMVGMPAAQDAFVIQRLRDAGAIILGKANMSEWAGMRDLRVPQGWSGRGGQGLNPHVLSAGTCGSSSGSAASVAAGFAPISVGTETNGSIICPSAVNGVVGFKPSLGLLSRSGVVPITRRQDTPGPIARNVYDVALLLYQLAGSDPADPLTGNAPQGSDYTSALSTEALQGKRIGVVLDEGEKHLGAFPLFPVVKSVKRSQCDLGNGMVHDLSPQYCAAVKTLRDNGATLVPVTLSLPDMSNYVQVLAAAMKLELQTYLSTRSGLPITSIETLIDFNEQNPVEGNHGQGMLEQINAQTLSEEQVDALWLPIRASFKSLIDTQFQNHTLDVMVADYDYISQPSAAIAGYPIITVPSGVEPEGEPTSISFIGSMWQDAGVLGFAYAYEQASLKLVHPTFRP; this is encoded by the coding sequence ATGAGTAATAAAAGAACGTTGTGGATAGCCAAGCTCGGGTTTTTATCTTGCCTTGCAATCACTGTCCAAGCCCAGGCAAAAACAACTGAACATGCCACGCAGGCCTACGAGTATTTGAGTGTCACGGAACTCAATCAGAGATTGACTGCCAACCAGCTGACTTCGGTGGAACTGGTGAACTATTTGAATAACCGGATCCAGACGCTGGATAAGGAAGGACCTCACCTCAAGGCTGTTCTCGAACTGAATCCTCAGGCCCTGGCAGATGCAGCGTTACGCGACAGTGAGCGTGCAAGCGGTAACGTTCGAGGTCCGCTGCACGGTATACCGGTATTGATCAAGGACAATATCGACACTGCGGACCAGATGCAGACTTCTGCCGGCTCACTGGCGATGGTGGGGATGCCGGCCGCGCAGGACGCCTTCGTCATCCAGCGGCTACGCGACGCTGGCGCCATTATCCTGGGCAAAGCCAACATGAGCGAATGGGCTGGAATGAGGGACCTGAGGGTGCCACAAGGGTGGAGCGGCCGAGGTGGGCAAGGACTCAATCCTCATGTTTTAAGCGCAGGTACCTGTGGCTCCAGCTCCGGCTCGGCGGCTAGTGTGGCTGCGGGTTTTGCGCCCATTTCGGTGGGCACCGAGACCAATGGCTCGATCATCTGCCCATCCGCCGTCAATGGGGTCGTAGGCTTCAAACCCAGCCTTGGATTGCTGAGTCGCTCGGGTGTCGTTCCAATCACCCGGCGGCAGGACACCCCCGGGCCAATAGCGCGCAACGTCTATGATGTCGCTTTGCTGCTGTACCAGTTGGCAGGCTCCGATCCAGCCGACCCGCTGACCGGCAATGCACCGCAAGGCTCCGATTACACCAGCGCTTTATCCACCGAGGCGTTGCAAGGCAAACGCATTGGGGTGGTCCTGGATGAAGGCGAGAAACATCTCGGCGCGTTTCCGCTGTTTCCCGTCGTGAAGAGCGTGAAGCGGTCGCAATGTGATTTGGGTAACGGGATGGTGCACGACCTCAGCCCTCAATATTGCGCGGCGGTAAAAACCCTCAGGGATAATGGCGCTACCCTTGTTCCGGTGACGCTGAGCCTTCCAGACATGAGCAACTACGTTCAAGTATTGGCAGCGGCGATGAAGCTCGAACTGCAGACTTACTTGAGTACTCGTAGCGGGTTGCCAATTACGTCTATTGAAACGTTGATAGATTTCAACGAGCAAAATCCGGTGGAAGGGAACCATGGCCAGGGGATGCTTGAGCAAATCAACGCGCAAACGTTAAGTGAAGAACAAGTTGATGCTCTATGGTTGCCGATACGGGCAAGTTTCAAAAGCCTCATCGACACTCAATTCCAGAATCACACGCTGGATGTCATGGTGGCCGATTATGACTATATCTCCCAGCCGAGCGCTGCCATCGCAGGCTACCCGATCATCACCGTACCGTCCGGTGTAGAGCCGGAGGGTGAGCCAACTTCCATATCGTTTATCGGGTCCATGTGGCAAGACGCCGGGGTATTGGGATTTGCCTATGCCTATGAGCAAGCTTCCTTGAAACTGGTCCATCCAACATTCAGACCGTGA
- a CDS encoding DUF2025 family protein, whose protein sequence is MRTTSTFICQAADQLKGFVGLNRKTGQYIVRFSEDAFGMDVADDGIIPTSEFVWAPAADGAMALKRERIQLLLDQNIDDRINLTEPLRVYMARSDLPEIVAVRQLVEG, encoded by the coding sequence ATGCGCACCACTTCGACATTCATCTGCCAGGCCGCCGACCAGCTCAAGGGTTTTGTCGGCCTGAACCGCAAGACTGGCCAGTACATTGTGCGGTTCAGCGAAGACGCCTTCGGCATGGACGTGGCCGACGACGGCATCATTCCCACCAGCGAATTTGTCTGGGCCCCCGCAGCAGACGGCGCCATGGCCCTCAAGCGCGAGCGGATCCAGCTGTTGCTGGACCAGAACATCGACGACCGCATCAACCTCACCGAACCTTTGCGGGTGTACATGGCCCGCAGCGATCTGCCGGAAATCGTGGCGGTGCGGCAGTTGGTGGAAGGCTGA
- a CDS encoding antibiotic biosynthesis monooxygenase family protein, producing the protein MSAHCYAVIFTSLRTEGDQGYAEAAERMLALAREQRGFLGVESARGDDGLGITVSYWSDEAAILAWKQHPEHRAIRERGRSTWYTHCHTRVCKVERDYAFQRPN; encoded by the coding sequence ATGAGCGCCCACTGTTACGCCGTGATTTTCACCTCCCTGCGTACCGAAGGGGACCAAGGCTACGCCGAAGCCGCCGAGCGCATGCTGGCCCTGGCCCGGGAGCAGCGCGGATTTTTAGGTGTCGAATCGGCCCGTGGCGACGATGGCCTTGGGATTACTGTGTCGTATTGGAGCGATGAAGCCGCGATCCTGGCCTGGAAGCAGCATCCCGAACACCGCGCGATCCGTGAGCGCGGTCGCTCAACCTGGTACACCCATTGCCATACGAGGGTGTGCAAGGTCGAACGGGACTATGCCTTCCAACGCCCAAACTAA
- a CDS encoding CTP synthase, which yields MEKQHALNIALVGDHDPHITAHRAIPRALELAGTQTGHALRLQWLATPLITDNAVLEDFDGVWCVPGSPYQNEAGALQAIRFAREQRRPFLGTCGGFQHAVLEYARHVMGWVDAVHGETSPEAERALLTPLSCALVETIDSLQLEAGSLIAKAYGRQTAFEGYHCRFGVNPDFEKDLLSQRLHAVARDSAGDLRAVELQDHPFFVATLFQPERAALEGRVPPLVRAFVEVCARKMS from the coding sequence ATGGAAAAACAGCATGCGTTAAACATCGCCCTGGTCGGCGACCACGATCCACACATCACCGCTCACCGGGCGATCCCCCGCGCACTTGAGCTGGCAGGCACACAAACCGGCCATGCCCTTCGCCTGCAATGGCTGGCAACGCCGCTCATTACCGACAATGCTGTGCTGGAGGATTTCGACGGCGTCTGGTGTGTGCCCGGCAGCCCCTACCAAAACGAAGCCGGCGCCTTGCAAGCCATTCGTTTTGCCCGCGAACAGCGTCGCCCTTTCCTGGGCACCTGCGGTGGTTTTCAGCATGCCGTGCTGGAATATGCCCGTCACGTGATGGGCTGGGTCGACGCCGTCCATGGTGAAACCTCTCCCGAGGCTGAACGGGCGCTGTTGACGCCGCTGAGCTGCGCCCTGGTGGAAACCATCGACAGCCTTCAACTCGAGGCGGGCTCGTTGATCGCCAAGGCCTATGGCCGACAGACCGCGTTCGAGGGCTACCATTGCCGCTTCGGGGTCAATCCGGACTTTGAAAAAGACTTGCTGAGCCAGCGCCTGCACGCCGTCGCCCGGGATTCGGCCGGCGACCTGCGAGCGGTGGAGCTGCAGGACCATCCGTTCTTTGTCGCCACGCTGTTCCAGCCTGAACGAGCCGCGCTGGAAGGCCGGGTGCCGCCGCTGGTCCGCGCGTTTGTCGAAGTCTGCGCAAGGAAAATGTCATGA
- a CDS encoding LysR family transcriptional regulator has product MLIPGGHYRLAFTQSILAFIQVINAATHYRLDYPDLSLILALVRGGSLARAARLLQVDVSTVFRSVRRLEAALGQPLFEKSRSGYLPTSLAQALAEQAERAEQALEAARVGVEQGGEVISGTVRLTCSDSVLQALLLPALARFMPAYPALSLELSTSNDFANLSRRDADIALRLTRTPPEHLVGRNLGNVTFRVCAGATYLRSANVDDLAAMTWIAPDDFLPDHPTVAWRRQHLPGVVPAYRCNSMLSVTELVRAGLGVAALPDFLIDENQGLMPLGEPLQGYDTALWLLTRPDCRALRSVVTLFDELGRNLRWR; this is encoded by the coding sequence TTGTTGATTCCTGGTGGCCACTATAGATTGGCGTTCACGCAATCAATATTGGCGTTTATCCAAGTGATCAATGCAGCAACGCACTATCGTCTGGACTATCCCGATCTGTCCCTGATCCTGGCGCTGGTCCGGGGTGGCTCGCTGGCACGGGCCGCTCGGCTGCTGCAGGTGGACGTGTCCACGGTGTTTCGTTCGGTACGTCGGCTGGAGGCAGCCCTGGGCCAGCCCTTGTTCGAGAAAAGCCGTTCCGGGTACTTGCCCACGAGCCTGGCCCAGGCATTGGCCGAACAAGCCGAACGCGCCGAGCAGGCCTTGGAGGCGGCGCGAGTGGGGGTGGAGCAGGGCGGCGAGGTCATCAGCGGGACGGTGCGCCTGACGTGCAGTGATTCGGTCCTGCAAGCGTTGTTGCTGCCGGCGCTGGCGCGTTTCATGCCTGCTTATCCGGCGTTGAGCCTCGAGTTGAGCACCTCGAATGACTTCGCCAACCTCAGCCGCCGGGATGCCGACATCGCGTTGCGACTGACCCGTACGCCGCCGGAGCACTTGGTTGGTCGCAACCTCGGCAATGTGACGTTCCGGGTATGTGCCGGTGCCACGTACCTGCGCTCGGCGAATGTGGATGACCTGGCCGCCATGACCTGGATCGCGCCGGACGATTTTCTCCCCGATCACCCCACCGTGGCCTGGCGTCGTCAGCATTTACCCGGCGTAGTGCCCGCCTATCGCTGCAACAGCATGCTCTCTGTCACCGAACTGGTGCGGGCGGGTTTGGGGGTGGCGGCGCTGCCGGACTTTCTGATCGACGAAAACCAGGGCCTGATGCCACTCGGTGAACCGTTGCAGGGATATGACACGGCTCTGTGGCTCCTGACCCGCCCGGATTGCCGGGCCTTGCGTTCGGTGGTGACCTTGTTCGATGAGTTGGGGCGCAATCTGCGGTGGCGCTGA
- a CDS encoding DUF1003 domain-containing protein — MTKSSQTTPSAPVDHLRFHRPHAHLAPTFGNDRFALRAEAFARFFGTPMFLGAQTLIVLLWVSLNLMGVFHFDAYPFILLNLAFSLQSAYAAPLILLAQTRQAARDKAQAEADAQHREALAVANSERQAQAAQNTAQLLQLLEQNTRLTEMTKALTERIDSLTTEMHQKVVHNPSMR; from the coding sequence ATGACGAAGTCTTCCCAAACCACTCCCTCCGCACCCGTTGACCACTTGCGTTTTCATCGCCCTCACGCTCATCTGGCGCCGACTTTTGGCAATGACCGCTTTGCGCTGAGGGCGGAGGCGTTCGCGCGTTTTTTCGGGACGCCGATGTTCCTCGGTGCGCAGACTTTGATCGTGCTGCTATGGGTCAGCCTGAACCTGATGGGGGTCTTTCACTTCGATGCTTACCCGTTCATCTTGCTGAATCTGGCGTTCAGCCTGCAGTCAGCCTATGCTGCCCCGCTGATTTTGCTGGCGCAAACCCGGCAGGCCGCTCGGGACAAGGCCCAGGCGGAAGCCGATGCGCAACATCGCGAAGCCTTGGCCGTCGCCAACAGCGAGCGCCAGGCCCAGGCCGCGCAGAACACGGCGCAGTTGCTCCAATTGTTGGAGCAGAACACCCGCCTGACGGAAATGACCAAGGCGTTGACCGAGCGTATCGACAGCTTGACCACCGAAATGCACCAGAAGGTCGTGCACAACCCATCGATGCGGTAG
- a CDS encoding TetR/AcrR family transcriptional regulator has protein sequence MTVPQRLTERKREAILQAAIAEFRSSGFEITSMDKIAATAGVSKRTVYNHFPSKEELFAEILNRLWNSITAEQDMPYSSQTPLREQLQTLLQAKLRLLADENFLDLARIAIAATIHSPERAQDMVSRMGQREEGLTAWIRQAQADARLKPVEPAFAAQQMHGLLKTFAFWPQVSMGQPSLTQEEQARVIESALDMFLSRYQA, from the coding sequence ATGACCGTACCGCAGCGCCTTACCGAGCGAAAACGCGAAGCCATCCTCCAGGCCGCGATTGCTGAATTCCGTAGCAGCGGTTTCGAGATCACCAGCATGGACAAGATCGCGGCGACTGCCGGCGTATCGAAGCGCACGGTGTACAACCATTTCCCCAGCAAGGAAGAGCTGTTTGCCGAAATTCTGAATCGGTTATGGAACAGCATCACCGCAGAACAGGACATGCCCTACAGCTCGCAAACGCCGCTGCGGGAGCAGCTTCAAACGTTGCTGCAAGCCAAACTGCGCCTGCTGGCGGACGAGAATTTCCTCGACCTGGCGCGCATCGCCATCGCCGCAACGATTCATTCCCCGGAACGGGCCCAGGACATGGTGTCGCGCATGGGCCAGCGTGAAGAAGGCCTGACGGCCTGGATTCGCCAGGCCCAGGCCGATGCTCGGTTGAAGCCCGTGGAGCCGGCATTTGCCGCCCAGCAAATGCATGGGCTACTCAAGACGTTCGCCTTCTGGCCGCAGGTTTCCATGGGGCAACCGAGCCTGACCCAGGAGGAGCAGGCCCGGGTGATCGAATCGGCCCTCGACATGTTCCTGAGTCGTTACCAGGCCTGA
- a CDS encoding MBL fold metallo-hydrolase: MTIPSFPTDSPAAQHLSRHEQGKYRNHAFTPRQGFGTTLRIIWNMTFHKPRATRPAGAIEVQPLTRAALLAAPNHSVFRLGHSTVLLKLRDKFWLTDPVFSERASPVQWVGPKRFHQPPISLEELPPIEAVILSHDHYDHLDHQAILKLAAKTRHFLAPLGVGDTLIKWGVDASKVRQLDWWQGTEVDGIEFIATPSQHFSGRGLFDSNSTLWASWVMIDGATRIFFSGDTGYFEGFKRIGEQYGPFDLTLMETGAYNVDWPHVHMQPEQTLQAHIDLKGRWLLPIHNGTFDLAMHAWYEPFDRILALAWERNVCITTPQMGEAFTLAQPQRGRAWWLDVEPSAYPDRAGIA, from the coding sequence ATGACCATTCCCTCTTTTCCGACCGATAGCCCGGCTGCCCAACATTTATCCCGGCACGAACAGGGCAAGTATCGCAATCACGCCTTCACTCCGCGGCAAGGGTTCGGCACGACCCTGCGCATCATCTGGAACATGACCTTCCACAAGCCGCGCGCTACCCGGCCCGCGGGCGCCATCGAGGTTCAACCGCTGACGCGCGCCGCGTTGCTGGCCGCGCCCAATCACAGCGTCTTCCGTCTCGGCCACTCCACCGTGTTGCTCAAGCTGCGGGACAAATTCTGGCTGACCGACCCGGTGTTCTCCGAACGTGCTTCACCCGTGCAATGGGTCGGCCCCAAGCGTTTTCATCAGCCGCCCATCAGCCTGGAAGAGTTGCCGCCGATTGAAGCGGTGATCCTTTCCCACGATCATTACGACCACCTCGATCATCAGGCGATCCTCAAGCTGGCGGCCAAGACTCGCCACTTCCTGGCCCCCCTTGGCGTGGGCGATACCCTGATCAAATGGGGTGTCGATGCCAGCAAGGTGCGTCAGCTGGACTGGTGGCAAGGCACCGAGGTGGACGGCATCGAGTTCATCGCCACGCCCTCCCAGCATTTTTCCGGTCGCGGTCTGTTCGACAGCAACAGCACCTTATGGGCCTCGTGGGTGATGATCGACGGCGCCACGCGAATTTTCTTCAGTGGCGACACCGGCTACTTCGAGGGTTTCAAACGCATCGGCGAACAATACGGCCCCTTCGACCTGACGCTGATGGAAACCGGCGCCTATAACGTCGATTGGCCCCATGTGCACATGCAGCCGGAGCAGACCCTGCAGGCTCATATCGACCTGAAGGGCCGCTGGCTGCTGCCGATCCACAACGGCACGTTCGACTTGGCGATGCATGCCTGGTATGAACCTTTCGATCGCATCCTGGCCCTGGCCTGGGAGCGCAACGTTTGCATCACCACACCGCAAATGGGCGAAGCATTCACCCTGGCGCAGCCGCAACGTGGCCGCGCCTGGTGGCTGGACGTAGAACCCTCGGCGTACCCGGACCGAGCCGGTATCGCCTAG
- a CDS encoding helix-turn-helix domain-containing protein — MASLAIKTTLERIAVYQFTPAHSAQARAMLGWSVEELSRQSGVSVQAIRRFEAGGELLDVTRLALAFRLEAEGLVFFPGFAPGRGMNIKGATPDPMGRPDYAMIE, encoded by the coding sequence ATGGCCTCTCTCGCAATCAAAACCACCCTGGAACGCATCGCTGTCTATCAATTCACCCCTGCTCACAGTGCGCAGGCCCGAGCCATGCTGGGCTGGAGTGTCGAGGAGCTGTCCCGGCAATCCGGCGTCTCGGTCCAGGCCATCCGCCGCTTCGAGGCCGGTGGCGAGTTGCTCGATGTAACCCGCCTGGCCCTGGCGTTTCGCCTGGAGGCCGAGGGGCTGGTGTTCTTCCCCGGGTTCGCACCGGGGCGCGGCATGAACATCAAGGGCGCGACGCCGGACCCGATGGGGCGGCCCGATTACGCGATGATCGAATAA
- a CDS encoding AraC family transcriptional regulator — protein MRNTSIDLLDATPRAVVAIGTDYPHGHLLPMHHHRRAQLLYGATGVMQVGTADGNWVVPPQRAVWIPPGVDHEVLMLGVSTRSLYIEPAAVTTMDTRCQVIGVSPLMRQLLMEAVALAPDYDEAGRDGALIDLLLHELLRSTHLPLHLPLPQDPRLLGLCRAFLKHPDTHASPVQWAAQLHISLRSFNRLFSRQTTLSFSQWRQQACVMAALARLAEGDSVTCIALDLGYDSPAAFSTMFRRVLGHAPSAWLEKTTGH, from the coding sequence ATGCGCAACACTTCGATCGATTTGCTGGATGCGACACCCAGGGCCGTCGTCGCCATTGGCACCGATTACCCCCACGGGCATCTGTTGCCGATGCACCATCATCGCCGGGCCCAACTGCTCTACGGTGCCACCGGGGTGATGCAGGTCGGCACGGCGGACGGCAACTGGGTGGTGCCGCCGCAACGGGCGGTCTGGATTCCACCGGGGGTCGACCATGAAGTGCTGATGCTGGGCGTGAGCACCCGTAGCCTGTACATCGAACCGGCTGCGGTTACGACCATGGACACGCGGTGCCAGGTCATCGGCGTGTCGCCCTTGATGCGCCAGTTGCTGATGGAAGCCGTGGCGCTTGCGCCGGACTACGACGAGGCTGGACGCGATGGCGCGCTGATCGATCTGCTGCTCCACGAACTGCTGCGCAGCACCCATCTGCCACTGCACCTCCCACTGCCCCAGGACCCGCGCCTGCTCGGCCTGTGCCGGGCGTTCCTGAAACACCCCGACACCCATGCCTCGCCCGTGCAATGGGCGGCGCAATTGCATATCAGCCTGCGCTCCTTCAATCGCCTGTTCAGCCGGCAGACCACGCTGAGTTTCAGCCAGTGGCGACAGCAGGCGTGTGTCATGGCGGCGTTGGCCCGTTTGGCCGAAGGGGATTCGGTGACGTGCATAGCCTTGGATCTGGGCTACGACAGCCCCGCTGCGTTTTCCACCATGTTCCGTCGGGTGCTGGGTCACGCTCCGAGCGCCTGGCTGGAGAAGACCACCGGTCATTGA
- a CDS encoding sulfite exporter TauE/SafE family protein yields the protein MFYVLLACFGCLSGVTAVLFGFGGGFVVVPLIYRLLMARHAGDVIGESAMHIAVATSTCVMIVNALVATGKHHRAGQLLRHYLWPFGAFIALGAILGATAATWMSGEIIRYAFIAYLGLTILDCLLRRGFLTRARDADPRPLSAMETTLGGTAVGIIATFLGVGGSVMTVPLLRRCGLNMSQATSMANPLSLPVALAGTVTYMALAAFTGTDLGPWFVGYVDLLAFAVLTLGGLLGIRLATPWIGRIPDRLHARVYVGLLMLVMGGMLLG from the coding sequence ATGTTCTACGTATTGCTCGCCTGTTTCGGCTGCTTGAGTGGCGTGACCGCCGTGCTGTTTGGGTTCGGCGGTGGTTTTGTCGTGGTGCCGTTGATCTACCGCCTGCTGATGGCTCGCCACGCAGGTGACGTTATCGGTGAGTCGGCGATGCACATCGCCGTGGCCACTTCCACCTGCGTCATGATCGTCAACGCCTTGGTTGCCACTGGAAAACATCACCGCGCCGGTCAGCTGCTTCGTCATTACTTGTGGCCGTTCGGCGCCTTCATCGCTCTGGGCGCGATCCTCGGCGCAACGGCTGCCACCTGGATGAGCGGCGAGATTATCCGCTACGCCTTCATTGCCTACTTGGGCCTGACCATTCTGGATTGCCTGTTGCGGCGAGGTTTTCTGACGCGCGCCAGGGATGCCGACCCACGACCTCTGTCGGCGATGGAGACGACGTTGGGTGGTACGGCTGTCGGAATCATTGCCACGTTCCTGGGTGTCGGCGGAAGTGTCATGACCGTGCCGCTGCTGCGCCGATGTGGCTTGAACATGTCCCAGGCCACGTCCATGGCCAATCCGCTGAGCCTGCCTGTCGCTTTGGCCGGCACCGTGACCTACATGGCCTTGGCCGCTTTCACCGGAACGGACCTTGGGCCGTGGTTCGTCGGTTATGTCGACTTGCTGGCCTTCGCTGTACTCACGCTCGGGGGGCTATTGGGCATCCGCCTGGCAACGCCGTGGATCGGGCGGATACCGGATCGGCTGCATGCGCGGGTGTATGTGGGGTTGTTGATGCTGGTCATGGGGGGGATGTTGCTGGGGTAG